From a single Miscanthus floridulus cultivar M001 chromosome 8, ASM1932011v1, whole genome shotgun sequence genomic region:
- the LOC136472155 gene encoding vesicle-associated protein 1-3-like, translated as MSGGSGSFLEIQPSELAFPFEIMRQSSCSMQLTNKTDHYVAFKVKTTNPKQYCVRPNIGVVLPGSTCDVTVTMQAQKASPPDMQCKDKFLVQSVAAENGATAQDINAAMFNKEPGKVVDEFKLRVVYVPTTTPNPIPEESELGSSAPSYSQENGISHSTMSLSVSRSSAETTKEKPSEATSVISKLTEEKMSAVQQNQKLRQELELLRKESSKTSGGGGFSITFLFIVGLLGIVVGYILKRT; from the exons ATGAGCGGCGGAAGCGGGAGTTTCCTCGAGATCCAGCCATCGGAGCTGGCATTCCCCT TTGAGATAATGAGGCAGAGCTCGTGCTCCATGCAACTGACCAATAAGACTGACCATTATGTAGCATTCAAG GTGAAAACAACCAACCCGAAGCAGTACTGCGTGCGTCCTAATATTGGCGTTGTATTACCTGGGTCAACTTGTGATGTTACAG TGACAATGCAAGCACAGAAGGCTTCACCACCTGACATGCAGTGCAAGGACAAGTTCCTAGTTCAAAGCGTTGCAGCTGAGAATGGTGCAACAGCTCAAGATATTAATGCAGCAATG TTCAATAAGGAGCCAGGGAAGGTTGTTGATGAATTCAAGCTGCGTGTGGTTTATGTGCCAACAACTACGCCCAACCCGATCCCTGAAGAATCTGAACTAGGGAGTTCCGCTCCCTCATATTCACAAGAAAATGGGATCAGTCATTCCACGATGTCACTATCT GTATCTAGATCGTCTGCTGAAACAACAAAGGAGAAGCCCTCTGAG GCAACGTCTGTGATCTCCAAGCTAACTGAGGAGAAAATGTCTGCTGTTCAGCAGAACCAGAAGTTACGACAAGAGCTG GAGCTTCTACGGAAAGAGAGCAGCAAAACCAGTGGCGGCGGTGGTTTCTCCATCACCTTCTTGTTCATCGTGGGCCTTCTGGGCATCGTCGTCGGCTACATCCTCAAGAGAACATAG
- the LOC136472156 gene encoding uncharacterized protein translates to MIRRRIRERHQYLYSKSVEASQRALFEKKRRIRAALEEGNPIPTELRNEEHELRRQIDLEDQEPRVPKSMVDNEYATASVREPKILLTTSRNPSAPLTQFVKELKVVFPMSQRMNRGGQVISEMVESCRSHDITDLILVHEHRGKPDGLIVSHLPNGPTAYFGLLNVVTRHDIKGRKAMGKMSEAYPHLVLDNFSTQIGERTATILKHLFPMPKPDSKRIITFANRDEYISFRHHVYEKTGGPTSMDLKEVGPRFEMRLYQIKLGTVEQSEVPNEFVLRPCVNTAKKQKTVGA, encoded by the exons ATGATACGGCGGCGTATACGGGAGCGGCACCAGTACCTGTACTCCAAGAGCGTCGAGGCCTCCCAGCGTGCGCTGTTCGAGAAGAAGCGCCGCATCAGGGCGGCGCTCGAGGAGGGCAATCCCATCCCCACCGAGCTCCGCAACGAGGAGCACGAGCTGCGGAGGCAGATCGACCTCGAGGACCAGGAGCCTCGAG TTCCTAAGAGCATGGTCGATAACGAGTACGCTACTGCCTCAGTTCGGGAGCCCAAGATACTCTTGACCACGTCTCGCAATCCCAGCGCGCCCCTAACTCAGTTTGTTAAG GAGCTGAAGGTTGTCTTTCCCATGTCACAGAGAATGAACCGTGGCGGCCAG GTCATATCAGAAATGGTTGAGTCATGCCGGTCACATGATATTACAGATCTTATTTTGGTCCATGAACATCGTGGTAAACCTGATGGTTTGATCGTCTCCCATCTACCGAATGGTCCAACTGCATACTTCGGGTTGCTCAATGTG GTGACACGGCATGATATTAAAGGCAGGAAGGCAATGGGAAAAATGTCAGAAGCATACCCCCATTTAGTACTTGACAACTTCTCAACCCAG ATTGGTGAAAGGACTGCCACTATTCTCAAGCACCTCTTTCCTATGCCAAAGCCAGATTCAAAGCGAATAATTACTTTTGCTAATAGAGACGAGTACATATCTTTCAG GCATCATGTATATGAAAAAACCGGCGGCCCCACATCGATGGACTTGAAGGAGGTTGGCCCACGGTTTGAGATGCGGCTGTACCAG ATCAAGCTAGGAACTGTGGAACAAAGTGAAGTGCCTAACGAGTTTGTGCTGCGGCCCTGCGTTAATACTGCCAAGAAGCAAAAGACTGTTGGGGCGTGA